A single window of Agromyces aureus DNA harbors:
- a CDS encoding ribonuclease J, whose product MPDSIIEPAPLSPGTLRIIPIGGLGEVGRNMTSYEIDGKILIVDCGVLFPEEHQPGVDLILPDFGFLRDRIDDIVGVVLTHGHEDHIGGVPYLLRLRADIPLIGSQLTLALVEAKLKEHRIKPYSLTVKEGQDEEIGPFDLEFIAVNHSIPDALAVAIHTDAGTVLATGDFKMDQLPLDGRLTDLREFARLGEEGVDLFMVDSTNADVPGFTPLERAIGPVLDEVIARAPRRVIVASFSSHVHRVQQVLDAAHQNGRRVALLGRSMVRNMTIAADLGYLKVPEGVLVDYKKAGDIPDDKIVYMSTGSQGEPMAVLSRMANRDHQIEVGQGDTVILASSQIPGNENAIYRVIDGLTKLGANVVHKGNAKVHVSGHAAAGELLYCYNILQPKNVLPIHGEYRHLFANAKLAQDTGIPERNTFIGENGTVYDLLDGEMKVAGQLDLGFVYVDGSTVGEITDADLKDRRILGEEGFISVIIVVDASTGRIIVGPEIHARGFAEDDSVFEEVKPRISAALLEAAQSGVRDSHALQQIVRRTVGTWVNRRLRRRPMLVPLVIEA is encoded by the coding sequence ATGCCCGATTCCATCATCGAACCTGCCCCGCTGAGCCCGGGAACGCTTCGCATCATCCCCATCGGCGGCCTCGGCGAGGTCGGCCGCAACATGACGAGCTACGAGATCGACGGCAAGATCCTCATCGTCGACTGCGGCGTGCTCTTCCCTGAGGAGCACCAGCCGGGCGTCGACCTGATTCTGCCCGACTTCGGCTTCCTGCGCGACCGCATCGACGACATCGTCGGCGTCGTGCTCACGCACGGCCACGAAGACCACATCGGCGGCGTGCCGTACCTGCTGCGCTTGCGCGCCGACATCCCCCTGATCGGTTCGCAGCTGACCCTTGCGCTCGTCGAGGCGAAGCTGAAAGAGCACCGCATCAAGCCGTACAGCCTCACGGTGAAGGAGGGCCAGGACGAGGAGATCGGCCCGTTCGACCTCGAGTTCATCGCGGTCAACCACTCGATCCCCGACGCGCTCGCCGTCGCGATCCACACCGACGCCGGCACCGTGCTGGCCACCGGCGACTTCAAGATGGACCAGTTGCCGCTCGACGGACGCCTCACCGACCTTCGCGAGTTCGCCCGCCTCGGCGAGGAGGGCGTCGACCTGTTCATGGTCGACTCCACCAATGCGGATGTCCCGGGCTTCACGCCGCTCGAGCGCGCGATCGGTCCCGTGCTCGACGAGGTCATCGCGCGTGCACCGCGCCGCGTCATCGTGGCGAGCTTCTCGAGCCACGTGCACCGCGTGCAGCAGGTGCTCGACGCGGCGCACCAGAACGGCCGTCGCGTGGCCCTGCTCGGCCGGAGCATGGTGCGCAACATGACCATCGCCGCGGATCTCGGATACCTCAAGGTGCCGGAGGGCGTGCTCGTCGACTACAAGAAGGCCGGCGACATCCCCGACGACAAGATCGTCTACATGTCGACGGGGTCGCAGGGCGAGCCGATGGCCGTGCTCAGCCGCATGGCGAACCGGGATCACCAGATCGAGGTCGGCCAGGGCGACACGGTCATCCTCGCCTCGAGCCAGATTCCGGGCAACGAGAACGCGATCTACCGCGTGATCGACGGGCTCACGAAGCTCGGTGCGAACGTCGTGCACAAGGGCAACGCGAAGGTGCACGTCTCGGGCCACGCGGCCGCGGGCGAACTGCTCTACTGCTACAACATCCTGCAGCCGAAGAACGTGCTGCCGATCCACGGCGAGTACCGTCACCTGTTCGCGAACGCGAAGCTGGCGCAAGACACCGGCATCCCCGAGCGCAACACGTTCATCGGCGAGAACGGCACGGTCTACGACCTGCTCGACGGCGAGATGAAGGTGGCCGGCCAGCTCGACCTCGGCTTCGTCTACGTCGACGGCTCGACGGTCGGGGAGATCACCGACGCCGACCTCAAGGATCGCCGGATCCTCGGTGAGGAGGGTTTCATCTCGGTCATCATCGTGGTCGATGCCTCGACGGGTCGCATCATCGTCGGTCCCGAGATCCACGCGCGCGGGTTCGCCGAGGACGACTCCGTCTTCGAAGAGGTGAAGCCCAGGATCTCGGCCGCACTGCTCGAGGCCGCGCAGAGCGGCGTGCGCGACTCGCACGCGCTGCAGCAGATCGTGCGGCGCACGGTCGGCACGTGGGTGAACCGTCGCCTGCGCCGCCGTCCGATGCTCGTGCCGCTCGTCATCGAGGCGTAG
- the dapA gene encoding 4-hydroxy-tetrahydrodipicolinate synthase: MTQENPFGQVLVALVTPFTADGEVDWPGVEKHIDHLIEGGADGIVVTGTTGETSTLTDPEKLRLVEVAKDVASGRAKVITGGGSNETAHAIELYRHSEQAGADGIMIVTPYYNKPTQAGILTHFRMVADATDLPVILYDIPGRTGVPIKYETILRLAKHPNILAVKDAKGDFSEVSRVLNQTDLMYFSGDDANALPHLSIGATGLIGVTANIAPAPYRTIVDAVNRGDLATATAAHQQLEPLVRAVMTHVPGTVAAKYILHGLGRIGSPRVRLPLVGPEEWEAALIEDEIDHVRGVEGVDFRNFRPDRNAAAGGALPKVAGTTR; this comes from the coding sequence GTGACTCAGGAAAACCCCTTCGGACAGGTACTCGTCGCGCTCGTCACCCCGTTCACGGCTGACGGCGAGGTCGATTGGCCCGGGGTCGAGAAGCACATCGACCACCTGATCGAGGGCGGCGCCGACGGCATCGTCGTCACGGGCACCACCGGCGAGACGTCCACCCTCACCGACCCCGAGAAGCTCCGCCTCGTCGAGGTCGCGAAAGACGTGGCCTCCGGCCGGGCGAAGGTCATCACGGGCGGCGGCTCGAACGAGACCGCGCACGCGATCGAGCTCTACAGGCACTCCGAGCAGGCCGGCGCCGACGGCATCATGATCGTCACGCCGTACTACAACAAGCCCACGCAGGCCGGCATCCTGACGCACTTCCGCATGGTCGCCGACGCGACCGACCTGCCCGTGATCCTCTACGACATCCCGGGCCGAACGGGCGTGCCGATCAAGTACGAGACGATCCTGCGGCTCGCCAAGCACCCGAACATCCTCGCGGTGAAAGACGCCAAGGGCGACTTCAGCGAGGTCAGCCGGGTGCTGAACCAGACCGACCTCATGTACTTCTCGGGCGACGACGCCAACGCCCTGCCGCACCTCTCGATCGGCGCGACCGGGCTCATCGGCGTCACCGCGAACATCGCCCCCGCGCCGTACCGCACGATCGTCGACGCCGTGAACCGCGGCGACCTCGCCACGGCGACGGCCGCCCACCAGCAGCTCGAGCCGCTCGTGCGCGCCGTCATGACGCACGTGCCCGGCACGGTCGCGGCCAAGTACATCCTGCACGGCCTCGGCCGCATCGGCAGCCCGCGTGTGCGACTGCCCCTCGTCGGCCCCGAGGAGTGGGAGGCCGCGCTCATCGAAGACGAGATCGACCACGTGCGCGGCGTCGAGGGCGTCGACTTCCGAAACTTCCGACCCGACCGCAACGCCGCCGCCGGCGGCGCGCTGCCCAAGGTCGCAGGCACCACCCGTTAG
- a CDS encoding dihydrofolate reductase, whose amino-acid sequence MSSTEADAAGSRVGLIWAEAAGVIGRDGGMPWHVPEDLAHFKAVTLGAPVVMGRKTWESLNARYRPLPGRRNIVVTRQSEWRADGAEVAASVDAAIAAAGFDSPWTWVIGGADLFGQVLPTADRLEVTELRGAGGAQALTPEAGDTAAPSIDHVGWRLDQVDPDEGWHSSRSGLEYRFLRYVRA is encoded by the coding sequence ATGAGCAGTACCGAAGCGGATGCCGCAGGCAGCCGGGTCGGCCTGATCTGGGCCGAGGCCGCAGGCGTGATCGGCCGAGACGGCGGCATGCCCTGGCACGTGCCCGAGGACCTCGCGCACTTCAAAGCCGTGACTCTCGGCGCACCCGTCGTGATGGGCCGCAAGACGTGGGAGTCCCTGAATGCGCGCTACCGCCCGCTGCCCGGTCGTCGCAACATCGTCGTGACCCGTCAGTCTGAGTGGAGGGCCGACGGTGCCGAGGTCGCGGCATCGGTCGACGCGGCCATCGCCGCCGCTGGTTTCGACTCGCCGTGGACCTGGGTCATCGGTGGAGCGGACCTCTTCGGGCAGGTCCTGCCGACCGCCGACCGCCTCGAGGTGACCGAACTCCGCGGGGCCGGCGGAGCGCAGGCGCTCACGCCCGAGGCAGGCGACACTGCGGCGCCATCGATCGACCACGTCGGCTGGCGCCTCGATCAGGTGGACCCGGACGAGGGGTGGCATTCATCCCGCTCGGGCCTCGAGTACCGCTTCCTCCGCTACGTCCGCGCCTGA
- a CDS encoding thymidylate synthase: MSETISTPYEDLLRDVLEHGTRKTDRTGTGTTSVFGRQLRFDLSQGFPLVTTKRVHFKSIAYELLWFLRGESNVGWLREHGVTIWDEWANAAGELGPVYGVQWRSWPTANGETIDQISEVVEQIRTNPDSRRLIVSAWNPADIPDMALAPCHAVFQFYVADGKLSCQLYQRSADLFLGVPFNIASYALLTHMVAAQTGLEVGDFVWTGGDCHIYDNHVEQVREQLTRAPFAPPTLRLTRTPDSIFDYEYGDFEVVGYEHHPAIRGAVAV, from the coding sequence ATGTCCGAGACGATCAGCACCCCGTACGAAGACCTGCTGCGCGACGTGCTCGAGCACGGCACGCGCAAGACCGACCGCACCGGCACGGGCACCACGAGCGTGTTCGGGCGCCAGCTGCGGTTCGACCTGTCGCAGGGGTTCCCCCTCGTGACGACCAAGCGCGTGCACTTCAAGTCGATCGCGTACGAGCTGCTCTGGTTCCTCCGCGGCGAGTCCAACGTGGGCTGGCTGCGCGAGCACGGCGTCACCATCTGGGACGAATGGGCGAATGCCGCGGGCGAGCTCGGTCCCGTCTACGGCGTGCAGTGGCGCTCCTGGCCGACCGCGAACGGCGAGACGATCGACCAGATCTCCGAGGTCGTCGAGCAGATCCGCACGAACCCCGACTCGCGTCGACTCATCGTCTCCGCGTGGAACCCGGCCGACATCCCCGACATGGCCCTCGCGCCCTGCCACGCGGTGTTCCAGTTCTACGTCGCCGACGGCAAGCTGTCGTGCCAGCTCTACCAGCGCAGCGCCGACCTGTTCCTCGGCGTGCCGTTCAACATCGCCTCGTACGCCCTGCTCACCCACATGGTCGCCGCGCAGACCGGGCTCGAGGTCGGCGACTTCGTGTGGACCGGCGGCGACTGCCACATCTACGACAACCACGTCGAGCAGGTGCGCGAGCAGCTCACCCGCGCGCCGTTCGCGCCGCCGACGCTGCGGCTCACGCGCACGCCCGACTCGATCTTCGACTACGAGTACGGCGACTTCGAGGTCGTCGGCTACGAGCACCACCCCGCGATCCGCGGCGCCGTCGCCGTATGA
- a CDS encoding thioredoxin family protein: MDWQAALIVGLGLPAIATVLGLVWRARTGRVRSAAGVRTPTDAASARSTSAAALGLADADLGDAATLVQFSTEYCSRCPATARQLGEVAASYDGVRHVEIDLTHRADLADRFHVRQTPTTLILRADGTTTARIGGAPRLAAVRTHLETLIGSPHVAS, translated from the coding sequence ATGGACTGGCAGGCGGCGCTCATCGTGGGCCTCGGCCTGCCCGCGATCGCCACCGTGCTCGGACTCGTCTGGCGGGCCCGAACGGGTCGCGTGCGGTCGGCTGCCGGGGTTCGCACGCCGACGGATGCCGCGTCCGCGCGCAGCACCTCTGCCGCCGCCCTCGGGCTGGCCGACGCCGACCTCGGCGACGCCGCGACGCTCGTGCAGTTCTCCACCGAGTACTGCAGCCGCTGCCCGGCGACCGCGCGCCAGCTGGGCGAGGTCGCCGCGTCGTACGACGGCGTGCGCCACGTCGAGATCGACCTCACGCACCGGGCCGACCTCGCCGACCGGTTCCACGTGCGGCAGACCCCGACGACGCTGATCCTCCGCGCCGACGGCACCACGACCGCGCGCATCGGCGGTGCCCCCCGCCTCGCAGCCGTCCGCACCCACCTCGAGACCCTGATCGGGAGCCCCCATGTCGCATCCTGA
- a CDS encoding DUF4395 domain-containing protein produces the protein MSHPESVEPDVATAAAPSGAPAGIDPRAPRFSAAITAVLLLTVVVLSVAGLEVTAWALLTALSAIFLWGAVAGVKRHPFGVLYRTFVRPRLAPPTELEDPRPPTFAQLVGFIVTIVGVVLGLFGVEYAVAIAAGFAFIAAFLNAVFDYCLGCQIYLLLVRARLLQRA, from the coding sequence ATGTCGCATCCTGAGTCCGTCGAACCCGACGTCGCCACCGCCGCCGCACCCTCGGGCGCACCCGCCGGCATCGACCCGCGCGCACCGCGCTTCTCCGCGGCGATCACCGCCGTGCTGCTGCTCACCGTGGTCGTGCTCTCGGTCGCCGGCCTCGAGGTCACGGCGTGGGCGCTCCTCACCGCGCTCTCGGCGATCTTCCTCTGGGGTGCGGTCGCGGGCGTGAAGCGGCATCCGTTCGGCGTGCTCTACCGAACGTTCGTGCGCCCTCGCCTCGCGCCGCCGACCGAGCTCGAGGACCCGCGACCCCCGACCTTCGCCCAGCTCGTGGGTTTCATCGTGACGATCGTCGGCGTCGTGCTCGGGCTCTTCGGCGTCGAATACGCGGTCGCGATCGCGGCGGGCTTCGCCTTCATCGCGGCGTTCCTGAACGCCGTGTTCGACTACTGCCTCGGATGCCAGATCTACCTGCTGCTCGTTCGCGCGCGTCTGCTGCAGCGCGCCTGA
- a CDS encoding OsmC family peroxiredoxin, whose product MAVTSESTTVWTGTLADGSGTTKLDSSGVAEFPVNWRARSEGEAGTTNPEELLGAAHSSCYSMALAHALTGAGHAPESIQTTAAVTFEAGRGVLGSHLLVSARVPGLTEAEFETFAEDAKANCPISKALAGIPITIEAELA is encoded by the coding sequence ATGGCCGTCACGAGTGAATCGACCACCGTCTGGACCGGCACGCTCGCCGATGGTTCGGGCACGACCAAGCTCGACTCCTCCGGAGTCGCCGAGTTCCCCGTCAACTGGCGGGCGCGTTCCGAGGGCGAGGCCGGCACCACGAACCCCGAGGAACTGCTCGGTGCGGCGCACTCGTCGTGCTACTCGATGGCCCTCGCCCACGCCCTGACGGGAGCCGGCCACGCGCCGGAGTCCATCCAGACGACGGCGGCCGTCACGTTCGAGGCCGGTCGGGGCGTACTCGGCAGCCACCTGTTGGTGAGCGCGCGGGTTCCGGGTCTCACCGAGGCGGAGTTCGAGACCTTCGCCGAGGATGCGAAGGCGAACTGCCCCATCTCGAAGGCGCTTGCAGGCATCCCGATCACGATCGAAGCCGAACTCGCCTGA
- a CDS encoding TIGR01777 family oxidoreductase, with protein MRVLIAGASGFIGTALVERLAAEGHEVRRLVRRRTESPDEVTWSPAAGIIDFTVMDRVDAVISLSGASLSHLPWTKSYRSAIIESRVTATRTLADAMRKARTPPAVFLSGSAVGYYGNRPGELLTESSPAGAGFLVDVVERWEKAAGLAPHETRTVNLRTGLVIGHGGAMKPVGLMTKLGVSARLGTGGQHWPWVALDDEVSAIIHLLDSEVSGPVNLVGPTPATADRVMSAMATRMHRPYSLAVPERVLELALGQAADDLLLASQKVVPQRLLDDGFAFAHETVESAIDAMLSSPARAR; from the coding sequence GTGCGGGTCCTCATCGCCGGCGCGTCCGGCTTCATCGGCACGGCGCTCGTCGAGCGTCTCGCCGCCGAAGGGCACGAGGTGCGCCGACTGGTGCGCCGTCGCACCGAGTCGCCCGATGAGGTGACCTGGTCGCCAGCGGCGGGCATCATCGACTTCACGGTGATGGATCGCGTCGACGCCGTCATCAGCCTGTCGGGTGCGTCGTTGTCGCACCTGCCGTGGACGAAGTCGTACCGATCCGCCATCATCGAGTCGCGCGTCACCGCGACCCGCACGCTCGCCGATGCGATGCGCAAGGCGCGCACTCCCCCGGCGGTGTTCCTCAGCGGTTCGGCAGTCGGCTACTACGGCAACCGTCCGGGCGAACTGCTCACCGAGTCGTCCCCCGCGGGGGCCGGGTTCCTGGTCGACGTCGTCGAGCGATGGGAGAAGGCCGCCGGCCTCGCCCCGCACGAGACGCGGACCGTGAACCTCCGCACGGGCCTCGTGATCGGGCACGGCGGTGCGATGAAGCCCGTCGGACTGATGACGAAGCTCGGCGTCTCGGCGCGCCTCGGCACCGGCGGCCAGCACTGGCCGTGGGTCGCGCTCGACGATGAGGTGTCCGCGATCATCCACCTGCTCGACTCGGAGGTCTCGGGTCCGGTGAACCTCGTCGGCCCGACGCCGGCGACGGCTGACCGCGTGATGAGCGCGATGGCCACGCGCATGCACCGCCCGTATTCGCTCGCGGTGCCTGAACGCGTGCTCGAGCTGGCGCTCGGTCAGGCGGCCGACGACCTGCTGCTCGCGAGCCAGAAGGTGGTGCCCCAGCGCCTGCTCGACGACGGCTTCGCGTTCGCCCACGAGACCGTGGAGTCCGCGATCGACGCGATGCTCAGCTCGCCCGCTCGAGCTCGATAG
- the dapB gene encoding 4-hydroxy-tetrahydrodipicolinate reductase, which yields MTIRVAVAGATGKMGMLALALVEGADDLELHAALSSRSELDEMLGADVVLDVTHPAASAGIVEFAAGAGIPIVVGTSGWSSDRIAEIERFVRGHDEAGAVLFIPNFSIGSTLGTAFAALAAPWFDSIEIVEAHHAGKVDSPSGTAVRTAELIGEARAAAGPVEAPHADQRARGQLVSGVPVHSLRMSGLLAEQRVVLGGDGETLTIAHSTLSPSSYEAGILLALRRATEATGVTVGLGALLGLDLPGAEAPAAAAPAAPAPPAPAAPAPAAPAPPAPAAE from the coding sequence GTGACGATACGGGTCGCCGTGGCCGGGGCCACGGGCAAAATGGGCATGCTGGCACTCGCACTCGTCGAGGGCGCCGACGACCTCGAACTGCACGCGGCGCTGTCGTCGAGGTCCGAGCTCGACGAGATGCTCGGAGCCGATGTCGTGCTCGACGTCACGCACCCCGCCGCGAGCGCCGGCATCGTCGAGTTCGCCGCCGGCGCCGGCATTCCGATCGTCGTCGGCACCTCGGGCTGGTCGTCCGACCGCATCGCCGAGATCGAGCGATTCGTGCGCGGCCACGACGAGGCCGGGGCCGTGCTGTTCATCCCGAACTTCTCGATCGGCAGCACGCTCGGTACTGCGTTCGCCGCGCTGGCGGCTCCCTGGTTCGACTCCATCGAGATCGTCGAAGCCCACCATGCTGGCAAGGTCGACTCGCCGTCGGGCACGGCCGTGCGCACCGCCGAGCTCATCGGCGAGGCGCGTGCCGCCGCCGGGCCGGTCGAGGCTCCGCACGCCGATCAGCGCGCCAGAGGCCAGCTCGTCTCGGGGGTGCCCGTGCACAGCCTGCGCATGTCGGGCCTGCTCGCCGAGCAGCGCGTCGTGCTCGGCGGCGACGGCGAGACCCTGACGATCGCGCACTCGACGCTCTCGCCGAGCTCCTACGAGGCGGGCATCCTGCTCGCGCTCCGACGCGCGACCGAGGCGACCGGCGTGACCGTGGGGCTCGGCGCGCTGCTCGGGCTCGACCTGCCCGGCGCGGAGGCACCCGCAGCTGCTGCCCCTGCCGCTCCCGCACCGCCCGCGCCCGCAGCTCCCGCACCTGCAGCTCCCGCACCGCCCGCGCCGGCCGCCGAATGA
- a CDS encoding GNAT family N-acetyltransferase: MQFRAVPVSGAEAHGMLTAYFTERAAGFPAEQGKYRPTFPADAAFTPPDGVFLIVDDAPSTSADGTVTDAGGTRGIGCGGIRRIDADPATGLVRYEIKHLWLTDAARGRGTGRALLVELERRAREFGAQELVLDTNASLAAAGGLYRSSGFVEIPPYNDNPNATTWYAKRLAD, encoded by the coding sequence ATGCAGTTCCGAGCGGTGCCGGTCAGCGGCGCAGAGGCCCACGGCATGCTCACGGCGTACTTCACCGAACGTGCGGCCGGGTTCCCGGCCGAGCAGGGCAAGTACCGTCCGACGTTTCCCGCCGACGCCGCGTTCACGCCGCCCGACGGCGTGTTCCTCATCGTCGACGATGCGCCGAGCACGTCAGCAGACGGCACGGTGACGGATGCCGGTGGCACGAGGGGCATCGGCTGCGGCGGCATCAGGCGCATCGATGCCGACCCCGCGACCGGCCTCGTGCGCTACGAGATCAAGCACCTCTGGCTGACGGATGCCGCGCGCGGCCGTGGAACCGGACGCGCACTGCTCGTCGAGCTCGAACGCCGCGCGCGCGAGTTCGGCGCCCAGGAGCTCGTGCTCGACACGAACGCGAGCCTCGCCGCCGCGGGCGGTCTCTACCGCTCGAGCGGGTTCGTCGAGATCCCGCCGTACAACGACAACCCCAACGCGACGACCTGGTACGCGAAGCGGCTCGCCGACTGA
- a CDS encoding histidine phosphatase family protein, with amino-acid sequence MPHHLYLVRHGEQLDAEHGLQDGPLSPRGRRQAELLAERLGGIPFDNAWHSPLQRATETAAIIAAKMPSLSPEPSALLFDCIPSGPAPATPKAYDAFFGSVTEAEIEAGTAQMEDAAAEFLRSHRDDRHDLLITHNFVIGWFVREVLSAPDWRWLSINQANCGLTVLTQRSGRPWNLVVHNDLSHLPFELRTGLPEPFAV; translated from the coding sequence GTGCCACACCACCTCTACCTCGTCCGACACGGCGAGCAGCTCGACGCCGAACACGGACTCCAAGACGGGCCGCTGTCGCCGCGCGGTCGTCGGCAGGCCGAGCTGCTGGCCGAGCGGCTCGGCGGCATCCCGTTCGACAACGCCTGGCACTCGCCGCTGCAGCGCGCGACCGAGACCGCCGCCATCATCGCGGCGAAGATGCCGTCGCTCTCACCCGAGCCGTCGGCCCTGCTCTTCGACTGCATCCCCTCGGGTCCGGCGCCTGCGACGCCCAAGGCCTATGACGCGTTCTTCGGTTCGGTGACCGAGGCCGAGATCGAGGCCGGCACCGCCCAGATGGAAGACGCGGCGGCCGAGTTCCTGCGATCGCACCGCGACGACCGCCACGACCTGCTCATCACCCACAACTTCGTGATCGGCTGGTTCGTGCGGGAGGTCCTGAGCGCACCCGACTGGCGTTGGCTCTCGATCAACCAGGCGAACTGCGGGCTCACGGTGCTCACCCAGCGCTCCGGCCGCCCTTGGAACCTGGTAGTGCACAACGACCTCTCGCACCTCCCGTTCGAGCTGCGCACGGGTCTGCCGGAGCCCTTCGCGGTCTGA
- a CDS encoding M16 family metallopeptidase: MNGAVDLPLGTAELSFTAAGDALVRRTILPSGVRVLTEQVPGSRSATIGFWVAVGSRDERAADGVHPATFGSTHFLEHLLFKGTPTRTALDIAISFDAVGGEHNALTAKEYTCYYAKVQDRDLPMAVEVLSDMFTSSLLDPVEFDNERGVILEELSMAGDDPGDVANERFFEAVLGDHPLGRPIGGDPDTINRATREAVHEHYLANYRPNDLVVTAAGAVDHDELVAALERALTAGGWNLTVEAAPVERRSRTSVELAPALELTVVQRPIEQVNLLIGARGLVATDPRRSTMSVLNTVFGSGMSSRLFQEVRERRGLAYSVYSFAPSYSDAGLFGMYAGCSPSKAPTVAELMRAELGRLASDGITAEELRRATGQLAGASALALEDSDTRMSRLGRAELTLGEFVDLDEALRRIARVTAEDVRVLAADLVAQPFSLVAVGASEEADFAQAIDLPPTSDAA, encoded by the coding sequence ATGAACGGCGCCGTCGACCTTCCTCTCGGCACTGCCGAACTGTCCTTCACCGCTGCCGGTGACGCCCTCGTGCGACGCACGATCCTGCCGTCGGGGGTGCGGGTGCTCACCGAGCAGGTTCCGGGCAGCCGCAGCGCGACCATCGGGTTCTGGGTGGCCGTGGGCTCGCGCGACGAGCGTGCCGCCGACGGCGTGCATCCCGCGACCTTCGGGTCGACGCACTTCCTCGAGCACCTGCTGTTCAAGGGCACGCCCACCCGCACCGCGCTCGACATCGCCATCTCCTTCGACGCCGTCGGCGGCGAGCACAACGCGCTCACGGCGAAGGAGTACACCTGCTACTACGCCAAGGTGCAAGACAGAGACCTGCCGATGGCGGTCGAGGTGCTCTCCGACATGTTCACGTCGTCGCTGCTCGACCCCGTCGAGTTCGACAACGAGCGCGGCGTCATCCTCGAAGAACTGTCGATGGCGGGCGACGACCCCGGCGACGTCGCGAACGAGCGCTTCTTCGAGGCCGTGCTCGGCGACCACCCGCTCGGCCGGCCCATCGGCGGCGATCCCGACACGATCAACCGGGCCACTCGCGAGGCCGTGCACGAGCACTACCTCGCGAACTACCGGCCGAACGACCTCGTCGTCACCGCCGCGGGCGCCGTCGATCACGACGAGCTCGTCGCCGCACTCGAACGCGCGCTCACGGCAGGCGGGTGGAATCTGACGGTCGAGGCCGCACCCGTCGAGCGACGGTCCCGCACCTCGGTGGAGCTCGCGCCGGCCCTCGAGCTCACGGTCGTGCAGCGCCCCATCGAGCAGGTCAACCTCCTGATCGGTGCGCGCGGCCTCGTCGCGACCGACCCGCGCCGTTCGACGATGAGCGTGCTCAACACCGTGTTCGGCTCGGGCATGTCGTCGCGCCTCTTCCAGGAGGTGCGCGAACGACGCGGGCTCGCCTACTCGGTGTACTCGTTCGCGCCGTCGTACTCCGACGCGGGCCTCTTCGGCATGTACGCCGGATGCTCGCCCTCGAAGGCGCCGACGGTCGCCGAACTCATGCGCGCCGAGCTCGGGCGCCTCGCGAGCGACGGCATCACGGCCGAAGAGCTCCGCCGCGCCACGGGCCAGCTGGCCGGGGCCTCCGCCCTCGCCCTCGAGGACTCCGACACGCGGATGTCGCGGCTCGGCCGCGCCGAGCTCACGCTCGGGGAGTTCGTCGACCTCGACGAGGCACTCCGTCGCATCGCCCGCGTCACCGCCGAAGACGTGCGCGTGCTCGCCGCCGATCTCGTCGCCCAGCCGTTCTCGCTCGTCGCCGTCGGCGCGAGCGAGGAAGCCGACTTCGCTCAGGCGATCGACCTGCCCCCGACCTCCGACGCCGCCTGA